The Salvelinus namaycush isolate Seneca chromosome 1, SaNama_1.0, whole genome shotgun sequence genome has a window encoding:
- the LOC120052739 gene encoding CBY1-interacting BAR domain-containing protein 2-like yields MNTIFSRDRQIKSMELTVSHAEKYLGQFCSLLASYTRKTAKLRDQADMLVRQLNDFSNTEDPELRTCLKNLAEDLAMVQDYRQAEVERLESKVVTPLKAYGDIVENKRADLKRFNADRDRALKELQKLEKLQQKNPSDRQRISQAEVNAQKATNDAHRSTRQLEETISDFQRQKLEDIKRIFTDFITVEMVFHAKALEVYTHTFQNLDSMDIDKDLELFTGRIRVSEGPLDNQTLLPSSMAHQPSPTLGSSLKHTAESAKKSRSSILQRQRVVEEEEEDEEEEYESEIEAQQSRQSYASQYTQILRQKN; encoded by the exons ATGAACACCATCTTCTCAAG agacagacagataaagaGCATGGAGCTGACAGTGAGCCATGCTGAGAAGTACCTGGGTCAGTTCTGCAGCCTGCTGGCCTCTTACACCAGGAAGACAGCCAAGCTGAGGGACCAGGCTGACATGCTGGTCAGACAGCTCAATGACTTCTCGAATACTGAGGACCCAGAGCTCCGTACCTGTCTGAAAAACCTGGCTGAAGACCTGGCCATGGTGCAGGACTACCGCCAGGCGGAG GTAGAGAGGCTGGAGAGCAAAGTCGTCACTCCCCTCAAAGCCTACGGAGATATTGTTGAAAACAAGAGA GCGGATCTGAAGAGGTTCAATGCTGATCGGGACAGAGCGCTGAAAGAGCTGCAGAAACTGGAGAAACTCCAACAGAAGAATCCCTCTGATAGACAAAGAATT TCACAG GCAGAGGTGAATGCTCAGAAGGCGACCAACGATGCTCACCGCAGCACCAGACAACTGGAGGAGACCATCAGTGACTTCCAGAGACAGAAACTGGAGGACATCAAG AGGATCTTCACAGACTTCATCACAGTGGAGATGGTGTTCCATGCCAAGGCTCTTGAGgtctacacacacaccttccaGAACCTGGACAGCATGGACATAGACAAGGACCTGgag CTGTTCACTGGGAGGATCAGGGTGTCTGAAGGTCCTCTGGACAACCAGACCCTGCTGCCCTCCTCTATGGCCCACCAGCCTAGTCCCACCCTGGGCTCCAGCCTCAAACACACTGCTGAATCAGCCAAGAAG TCCCGTAGCAGCATCCTACAGCGCCAGAgggttgtagaggaggaggaggaggatgaagaggaggagtatgagTCAGAGATAGAGGCTCAGCAGAGCAGGCAATCCTACGCCTCTCAATACACCCAAATACTCAGACAGAAGAACTGA